From the Streptomyces pluripotens genome, one window contains:
- a CDS encoding DUF1876 domain-containing protein — MMHTAVGWHIELEFQEDDEHTRAAALVRLPDGSEVRAHGHASRHHVDANQPRVGEEIAGARALNELAMELLTKAHGEIDAESGRTSHPIHM, encoded by the coding sequence ATGATGCACACAGCTGTGGGATGGCACATCGAGCTGGAGTTCCAGGAAGACGACGAGCACACGCGCGCGGCCGCCCTGGTGCGGTTGCCCGACGGTAGCGAGGTACGGGCCCACGGGCACGCCAGCCGCCACCACGTCGACGCGAACCAGCCCCGGGTCGGCGAAGAGATAGCGGGCGCCCGCGCCCTCAACGAACTGGCCATGGAGCTGCTGACCAAGGCGCACGGGGAGATTGACGCGGAGTCCGGGCGGACTTCGCATCCGATCCACATGTAA
- a CDS encoding NAD(P)-dependent oxidoreductase: MTDKPTVGVLGTGIMGAAMARNLCRAGLTVRAWNRTRDKAEPLAAEGARVTGTPAEAVEGADVVLTMLYDGDTVLDVMREAAPALRSGTAWAQCTTTGVELVSALAAFGREHGLLFYDAPVLGTRQPAETGQLTVLAAGPEEGRETVAPVFDAVGARTVWTGADADAGSASRLKLVANSWVLAATAAAGEVLALAEALGVDPQDFFALIEGGPLDMGYLRAKSALILDGRLSPPSFMVATAGKDAQLVVRAGEQNGVRLDVAAATAARLARAAAQGHAGEDMAAAYFASFGDQAPSDPPK; encoded by the coding sequence ATGACCGACAAGCCGACCGTCGGTGTCCTCGGCACCGGCATCATGGGCGCAGCCATGGCCCGCAACCTGTGCCGCGCCGGACTCACCGTGCGGGCCTGGAACCGCACTCGGGACAAGGCGGAGCCCCTCGCCGCCGAAGGCGCGCGCGTCACCGGCACGCCCGCCGAGGCCGTCGAGGGCGCCGATGTCGTCCTCACCATGCTCTACGACGGCGACACCGTCCTGGACGTGATGCGCGAAGCCGCCCCGGCGCTGCGCTCCGGTACGGCCTGGGCGCAGTGCACCACCACGGGCGTCGAACTCGTCTCCGCGTTGGCCGCCTTCGGCCGTGAGCACGGGCTCCTCTTCTACGACGCCCCCGTCCTCGGCACCCGGCAGCCCGCGGAGACCGGGCAACTGACCGTGCTGGCCGCCGGGCCGGAGGAGGGACGGGAGACGGTCGCGCCGGTCTTCGACGCGGTGGGCGCGAGGACCGTGTGGACCGGGGCGGACGCGGACGCGGGAAGCGCCAGTCGGCTCAAGCTGGTCGCCAACAGCTGGGTCCTCGCGGCCACCGCGGCGGCTGGCGAGGTGCTGGCCTTGGCCGAAGCCCTCGGCGTGGACCCGCAGGACTTCTTCGCCCTCATCGAGGGCGGCCCACTGGATATGGGCTACCTGCGGGCGAAGTCCGCGCTGATACTCGACGGCAGGCTCTCCCCGCCGTCGTTCATGGTGGCCACCGCCGGGAAGGACGCCCAGCTGGTCGTCCGGGCGGGGGAGCAGAACGGCGTCCGGCTCGATGTCGCCGCCGCGACCGCAGCACGCTTGGCCCGGGCCGCCGCTCAGGGGCATGCCGGCGAGGACATGGCCGCCGCGTACTTCGCCAGCTTCGGCGATCAGGCTCCGTCCGACCCGCCGAAGTGA